GCTCCAACCAGCGTACCGCGCCACCCGTTGCCGACACAATTCCCAGTCGAGTCGCCGAGTTCTTCTCACCAACTTTGGGATAGGCAAACGAGGTGATTTTCGGCGATTTGCTCACCGTGTTATTGACCAGATGAAAATCCGCCACACCGCTGGTATCAAACTGCCAGAATAAAATTTGGCTGCTATCGGGACTCCAGCGAAAGCATTTCAGCAGGCTTAATTCTTCTTCGTTGACCCAGTCCGCCGTGCCGTTGATGATCGTCTTGGAGCCATCCGTTGTGAGCGAGACGATTTTGAGATCGCTGACATTCTGCACCAGAAGATTATTGTCACGCACAAAGGCGACGCGCTTACCATCGGGGGAAAGCGTGGCGAACATCAGCGATGCAGGTGGGGCATCGCCGCCGAGTTTCTGCAGCGATTGCGTCGCCACATTCAGCAACCAATAATCGCCGCGCGTGTTTTGCCGCCACACCCGCTGACTATTGGTGTAGATGAGAATCTGCGATTCATCTTCCGAAAGTTCAAACGCATCGATTTTGATGGCGTCCTTCGCACCTTTTGGCACAAATGCCTTGGCGGGGACGACGATTTGCTTGGTGCCCGATGCGGGATCGTGGCGAACCAAGTCCCGACCGCTGCCGGATTTCGCCGACTCGAAGGCAAAATACGTCGCCGATCGTTCGCTCCACCAGAATGCGGGTGCGGATTGCGGCTCAAATTCGCGTGTCCCGAAAAGTTTCCCAACCGTCAGTTGCGATGCATCCTTGGACAACTCCGCAGCGTGGACGACGCTGCATAGCCCCATTAGCATCAGCAACGAGCCACCCAACCCACTCACTCGAAACCGCATCGGAATCCCTCTGCATTGATGGAACGCAACGTCGCTGGCAGTCCGCAGGGTCACGCGCCCGCTTCCCGTGCCCCATTCACCCGATCGCAACCGCCGATTTTTTCGCCGCCGATTATTTCACCGGAGGCTCATAGACCATGGCTTGGTCATCCGCCGGCAGCACCCAGACATTTCGGAATCGAACCGGATTCCCGTGATCCTGCAAAAAGACTGGGCCGACCATGGTTTTCAGCTTGCGGTCACGAATTTGATCCAGATACGGCGTATTGCCAAATCGGAAGGGGTGAAACACCGATTTCGGCTCGCCAAATTCGGTCTGATCTTGCACTTTTTTGCCGTTGAGCCACACCGTCACGGTACCATTCTCGGTGATTTTCCCGGCATCATTGCGACGCGGCGCACGATAGCGAATATCCAGCACTTGCCACTCTCCCGGCTTGCGGCAGGCATTCACCAGCGGCGGCGCAAATCCGTAGAGTGCCCCGGCATCTTCTTTGGTGATTTTTTCTTTTCCGAACGAATTCAGAATTTGCACTTCGTAGTTGCCGTGAATGTACACCCCGCTGTTGCCGCTGCCCTTTTCCGGCAATTGGAATTCCACATGAATATCCGCATCTTTGAAATGCAGCTTGGAGACGATGTGATTGCGATTTCCCTTGGGTGTGGAAACCAGCGCGCCATCCACGACCGGCCAATTGATTGGCTCACCAGCCATGCTCAGAAACTGATGCGTTCCGTTTCCATCCAGCAGCACGGTCGCACCTTTGGGCGCGGGCACCGGCAGTTTGCTTTGGTCCGGTGCAAAGCCCGGATCGGCCCCCAACACCAGCAGCGATACGAGCAACGTCGACGTCATTGCACTCACTCCACACAATTTCAGGGAAGGGAAATCGCTTTCCCCTCCCCCGATGTCAGTTCCAGGGATGGCCGGCGTGGCCCACCGGATTCCATCTCCCCGGCATGGTCCCGTTCGCAGCCCGCACGCCGATTCGCGTCACTTCGGGTCGGCTTTGAGCAGTTCCGCGAGTGCCCATCCTAATCGCAAACCGGTCTCCATGTAAGTTTCCGCATTGTGATTGTAATGGTAGCCCTGATTTACCGGCGATTCCGAGGCTTCCCGCCACAGATCCCGCGTATCCACCGCTTTGACATTGCCCACAAATTTCGGATATTTTTGGGCATCGCCCACGGCGAGTTGCGATTCGGCGACTTTCAATCCGAGTCCTTCGCGGCCCGGATTTCCGCAGCCGGTCGCCACCACAAATTTCGCATTCGGCGCATCGAAATCCGCTCGCAGCGACTGAATCAACTTCACCAGATTTTGCTCGTATCGGCTGGCATGACCGGCGTTGCCCGTATCCTTGTGACCTTGCCAATAGACGAAACCGGCCACTTCGTAGCCTTGATCCTGATAATCCGGGAAATACTTCTTCAAATTCTTCAACACCGCTTTGGCGTGGGCGGTATCGGCATCATATTGTCGCCCCGCATACCAGGGCACCGCCTTCGGTTCGGTCCCTTCCACCCAGGTGGGTGCCACATCTTTGTAACCCGCGTACACCTTCCCATCGAAGGTGTAGCGTTCACTGCCCGGCGGCAGCAGATCCCACCCCAGACTGCGATTTCCGATGCAGGCTTTCAGAACCAACACCGGCTCATCGAATGCGTTGCCCAGCACATGCCCGATGCCTAATTCGGGACCGAAATTCCCTTTGACCGTCAACCAATCATTTTTCACATCGCTGAATCGGGCGAAATCTTTGAAATCGCCACCGCGCTGATCCATGACGTGAACAAACCGGACATCCTTGCGAGTTGTCCATTGACCGGCATCATCCACCAGAAAGCCGTACTTGCCTTTCTCGTGGATGAAATACTCCAGCGACCCCTTGACCGTCTTCGGCCCGACTCGACCGAAACCGAGCATATTCGACTGCCCCAGCAGAATAAAGACTTTCACTTTTTTGCTGTGATTGGCGGGCTTGCCGTCTGGGCGCGGCAATTTCGAGGCATCTTGGGCCATGGCCGTTGCGCTGCCCATCAGGACAGCCACCATCGCCAGCAACCGGATTCCACGACGAATCATGCGAAAACTCCTGGTTCGATTCTCAAATCCGCCACTTATTCCTGGCCCGGTCCCTGACGGGTGACGATGGGCACATAGCCAATTTCCAATCCCTTGGGCGGCGTGACCAACACGGCCGGGTCCAAGTCTGCCAGCGTTCCCACCTTCGGCGGGGGCAGATATTCGCGGTCTTTCGTCCAGTTGCGATGCAGCATTTCCACGCGTTTCTGCATGGCTTCGCGTTCGGCATCCGTCAAATCGGCATGGCGCAGCGCGGGTTGATCGGCAAATCGATACCAGGAATAGGTAACGACGCTGCCATCGCCCAGTTTCCGCTCGAACGGACCAGCCGCGGGGCCAGGCGTTTTCCAAATGCTCTTGGCTTCCTCCGGCGTGACATACGCCCCTTGACGCGAATTGCGAACCCGCGGAAATTCCACCTTCGTCAACCCGGTTTCCGCTGGCACCTCATTGGGACGAATCGTCACCCAAAGCGGCTTGCCGTTGCGGTCTTTGTCCAGGCGATAATATTCGGGCAACGTCACAAACGGATCGCCGCGTGTGACCGCTTCCGACGACCACTGATAGCCATACGTCCAAGAATCGAGCGCAACCGGATTCGCAAACGAATTCCACGCCAACGGCGCACGTTGCTTTTGATCCGTATCCGGTGCATAAATCCGCCAGGTCGCCCCGCCCTTGCTCTCGAACGTCTGCACCACACTGGATTCCACGTCGATGGTGCCGCTGACGGGTTTTCCGCCGTCGAACCACCCCTTGACCCCATCCCACAAAGCCGAGCGACGATACGCCGTCACACGATGGATCAGCGGTGCCCCCATCTTGCCATTCTGCGGAAAGTACGTGGGAGCGACTCGGGCATACGAATTGCCCTTGGAATCCGTCGCCAAGTAGGCCGGCACATGCTGGGTTTCCATCTGGATCGCCTTATTCGGATCCGAAGGCCGGGTATCCAAAAATTGCCCGATCAGATCCGGACGATCGACCGTGGGCCGCGACCAAAATTGCGGCAGAAAGAACGTCACCGGCCCCTTGAAATTGCCACTGTTGAGAAACAGCGTCCAGCATTGATCGCCCGTGGGCACATCCTTGCCAGCCATGGTGGTCTTGGCGGTGGCCAACGGCAGGGGCAGATAGCCGTAGCCGAACAATTCTCCCGAGGTGCCCTGCTTCAAATTCAAGCCATCGGGCGGCCACAACACCCACGGGCTGAGCTGCGCAATCGCATAATGCCCCGCGGGATTCTCCCAATTTCGCCCTTTGCCCGCGCCGGGTCCGTTGGCCCATTCCACGAAGTTCAGCGCCACCCCGCCCATGATGAATTTCGGGGTTTCCGTGGCAAATCGGGTGTCGCGCCACCACCCCAAGCCGCCTTCGATGTCGGAATAGGCTTTCTGCGGTTTGGTTCCCTTGGGCTGAGCGAACATCCAGGTGCCAAACAATCCGCTTTGGAATCGCTGGCCGGGATAATCCTTCAGCAACGGCCACGCCGCCACATACATCGAGAATCCCGCATCATACCCCGGATCGACCCGGGCATGCGGAACCAGCAGATACCCCGCCATTTCGCCCTTCTTCGGTGGCTCGGCAGCCGAACTCACCGACACCGTTTGGGCGACAATCGCCAAACCGAGCAACCGACAAAGCCATCGCTTCAACATTCCGAAACCTCGTAATTGGAGTGGATTCCGTCACTTCGCGGGCTGTTTGGAAAGCAATTTCAGCATGGCTTGGGCCATCGATTCGCCGATGAGGTAATACGTCTCGGCATTGCTATTCCAGTGGTATCCCTGCTTGCTGGGCGATTGCTCCGCTTCTCGCCAGAACGATCGCGTTTCGACGAATGCAACCGTTCCGCGAAATTCGGGCAATTGCGCCACTGCGGCTTGGGCCTTCATCAACGCCAATGCTCGGGGATGCTTTTCTTGCGGGCCAGTCATGCCAGTTTCGGCAATGACAAATGGCAAGTCGCTGACGCCGAGATCTTTGCGGACATCGCGGATGAAATTGGCCATGTTTTTGGCGTATTCATCCACAAACGCCTGATTCACCCGATCATTCCACCCCTGATGCCAACCAAAGCCGACGATTTGATAGCCTCGCTTGCCAATTTCGGGAAATTCCTCGGACAAATTGGCCAACACCGCCTTCGATCGCTGAATCACTTCGCTGTAAAACGGGCCGACATCGCCCCCCGAGCTAGGCGGCCGGAAATCCTTGCCCAGGCTTTTTCCGCCCCAGGCCAATTTCACCAGCAGCACGGGTTCATCAATGGCGTTGCCCACGACGGTGCCAAACCCCAATTCGGGTCCAATTTTGTCGGTTCCCGCCCCGTAGCCGACTGTGAGCTTGCCCTTGCGATCCAGATAGTGAATCCAGACATCCTCACGGACGACCCATTTCCCGCTCGAATCGAGCAGATGCGAGAATTTCTTGGCCGATTCCGGCGATTTGGCCACATGCTCCAAACTGCCCTGCCCACCGTTGCGTTTCGGGTCCGCCGGCACCACTCCGTGCCCCTGCATGTTCGATTGACCTGCCAACACGAACACCTTCACCGGCGTGGAATCAGCTGCTTGCTTCGCCTTGGTGCCGCGATCATCGGCGATTGCTCCACTTGCCGAAATCGCAGCGGCAGCAAGCACCATCCAGGCGGCAAACCATCTGGGAGAGATTCTCATGGATGCGTTCCTTCCATTTGCGGTTGGCCTTCGCCAATTGCAGGGGACTGGCCCGTGCAACGTATGGTTGGTAATTTAACCAGGATTGTTTCCGAACTGCGGAAAAAAACTAACGATTCCAGGAAACCCCGCCATGGCTGCTCCACCTCGTCGAATCGCACTGATGCTGGAGTTGGAATGGCCATACAAACGGCATTCCGAGGTATTTGCCGGAATTCAACGCTACGCAGAGAAGCAAGGCTGGGAAACCATCATTGATGAGTTCGCCCACAATACGCTGCTGCATTCAGCACCGAACGCAACCCGTTACGATGGCATTGTTTCGCGTGCGAATCGTCTCTTGGCACGACGTGCAGCCCAGCTTGGCATTCCGGTGGTGAATGTCTGGCCCAGTTCGCCCGCCCGCGAGTTGCTGCCCGGCGTGTTTCCCGATTCCACCGCCGTGGGGCGATTGCTGGCCGAGCATCTCATCGCACGGGGCTTCCGCCGATTCGCCACCCTCACGTCCGCCACCAACATGGATAACCAACTCGAAATTCAAGAATTCACCCGAGTTGTGCAGGCGGCAGGCTTTGGATGCCAGTCCAGTTTCATCCCGCAAGATCCCGGCCGAAATGTCACCAATTGGCGAAAAACCGAGCGGCTGTTAACGCGCACCATGCAAACTTGGCAACCGCCCATGGGCGTCTACGTGGGACAAGAAGTGATTGGCCGACTCATCGTGCAGTTAATCCGTCAACATGGCTGGCGAGTCCCCGACGATATTTCGATTATCGCCGGGAAAAATCAGGAAATCCTCTGCGAACGCCCCCGACCATCACTGACCAGCGTTGAAATTGGCTACGATCGAATCGGCTATGCCGCCGCCGAATTGCTCGACCAACTTATGTCCGGCTTGCCCGCCCCTGCCGACCCCATTCGCATCGCGCCGCATGGATTGGTCGTCCGCGAATCGACCGACTTTTTCGCCGTCGATAACCCCATCGTCGCCGCCGCCCTGCGATTCATCGCCTCCCACAGCCACCAACGCATCGGCCCAGACGATGTCGCCCAGGCCGTTGGCACCGAGACCCGCACCCTGCAAAATTACTTCAAAAAAGCCCTGGCCCGCCCCATCGCCACCGAAATTCGCCGCGTCCGAATCGAACGCGCCAAACGCGAACTGGCTCAGGGCGATCGCTCACTCACGGCCATCGCCCAAAACGTCGGATTCGGAACCATTCAACGATTTTACGAAGTATTCCAACGCGAACTCGGACTCAGCCCCGGCGAATACCGAAAACAACACCAACTCCCCGAACGTCGGTGATGATCCCGTTCGCACGCACGGTCATTTTCTGCAAAATCTCCGCGCGAGTTGTTCGTTATCCCAGAGGATGACACAACGCGATGCCTCACCAACGATGGAACACCTGGCCAACACAGCAGTGCTCCCCATCGTGCCACGGCATCCGCATTCCAGGGAGAAGCCCATGCAGGGAAACGGCGGGTTCACGGTTCTGATGGCAATTCTGGCAGGATTGTTATGGGTCAAGTATGCGTATGATAGTTCTCCAACTTCGATTTGGCTGCCAATCTCCGTTTCAATCACCTGCGTGGTCAGCCTGATCCTCTGGATTCTCCGCCGCCGCGACGAATAACTCCCAGTCCGGCTCACAGGCGGAACGCCCGGGGAGCTTGTCCCAGAGTTGTTGGCACAAGACACTAGACTAAACAGATCATCGGATTATGATTTTCAGTGGGTCACGATCCCAACGAAAGGCCCAACACGGCAGCGTGGCGGTGGAAGTTTGCCGCGAGCCAACATTGGGGGTGGGTGGCCCGGAGTTCAATTGCGCGGACGCAGCCCCATCCGCTGAGAAAGGCAAGCGGGGGCTGCCAATCCATTCTTTCTTCCATCAGGGGTTGAAGATGCGATATCTCCCAGTTGCGATGGTGGCATGCGTGTTGGTCTCGTTTTCGGCATCGGTGGGATTCTGTGCCGACGAAGATCTGCTCGTGGAAGGCTCGAATTGGTCGGGACGGCGGTTCTTTGCTCGGGACGACCCGAAGACGAATCCGGGACAGAAATGGGAATTCACGATCATTTCGCGGGATAAGGCAGGCAATTTCACCGGAAGAATGCGACTTGCAGAAGGGAAAGACGCGCGGGATTACCGCATCAGCGGCCGAATCAACGGAAAGTCGATTCAATTCAAAACCGAAAAGAAAGGATTCTTCCAGCAATCATTTGAGGGGAAATTAGCGAGTACCGAAATTGCCTTCATCTGGGCAGGAACTACGGATAAGGGCACCCAAGCCCGCGGTCGAGCGAAAGCCGAAGTCAAATAAATCAATCGCAACTGAAATGAGTGGCACGTAGCGACCCGAATCAACCCATCATTCGGCTGCGAGTCGCGTTCGGATAACGGCCCCATCCAGTCGTTGGATGGGGCGACTGGTCCCTTGTCCATCTCACGAAACGGAATGCTCCCATGAATCGTCCAACACCGCGACCGCCTGCACGACGTTGGTTCTTTCGGTTTGGATTCATCACCTGCGTGCTCCCCGTCTGTGAAGCGTTCCTCACCGCGATCCTGGAGCGGTTTTCTCTCACGGCCGGTCGCCCCATTGGTCCAATCGGTTACCTGATGAAAACCGAATTGGCCCCGTTGATCTGGGCGATGATGATTGTAGGATGTTTTTCGCTGATCCTGTGGGCGTGGCTGGTGGCACGAAGTTTTGCCCAAGATGCGGAGCAGAACGGCGGCAAACTCGCCCCCACCGCTCGATGGATTGCGGGAGTCTGCAGCGTCGCCGCCATCGGTGGAGCAATCTGGGTCTGGTGGCAAGCCGGCGATCGCTTCCGCTGGGAGGAGTGGAAATTCTTCGGCGGCTACGCCCTCGGCGGCGGCATCCTGGGACTGATCGCCTGCGTCGGCGGCGGCCGCAACCCCAAAGCCCCCCGTTTCGACT
This DNA window, taken from Tuwongella immobilis, encodes the following:
- a CDS encoding 3-keto-disaccharide hydrolase; the protein is MTSTLLVSLLVLGADPGFAPDQSKLPVPAPKGATVLLDGNGTHQFLSMAGEPINWPVVDGALVSTPKGNRNHIVSKLHFKDADIHVEFQLPEKGSGNSGVYIHGNYEVQILNSFGKEKITKEDAGALYGFAPPLVNACRKPGEWQVLDIRYRAPRRNDAGKITENGTVTVWLNGKKVQDQTEFGEPKSVFHPFRFGNTPYLDQIRDRKLKTMVGPVFLQDHGNPVRFRNVWVLPADDQAMVYEPPVK
- a CDS encoding sialate O-acetylesterase produces the protein MIRRGIRLLAMVAVLMGSATAMAQDASKLPRPDGKPANHSKKVKVFILLGQSNMLGFGRVGPKTVKGSLEYFIHEKGKYGFLVDDAGQWTTRKDVRFVHVMDQRGGDFKDFARFSDVKNDWLTVKGNFGPELGIGHVLGNAFDEPVLVLKACIGNRSLGWDLLPPGSERYTFDGKVYAGYKDVAPTWVEGTEPKAVPWYAGRQYDADTAHAKAVLKNLKKYFPDYQDQGYEVAGFVYWQGHKDTGNAGHASRYEQNLVKLIQSLRADFDAPNAKFVVATGCGNPGREGLGLKVAESQLAVGDAQKYPKFVGNVKAVDTRDLWREASESPVNQGYHYNHNAETYMETGLRLGWALAELLKADPK
- a CDS encoding sialate O-acetylesterase yields the protein MRISPRWFAAWMVLAAAAISASGAIADDRGTKAKQAADSTPVKVFVLAGQSNMQGHGVVPADPKRNGGQGSLEHVAKSPESAKKFSHLLDSSGKWVVREDVWIHYLDRKGKLTVGYGAGTDKIGPELGFGTVVGNAIDEPVLLVKLAWGGKSLGKDFRPPSSGGDVGPFYSEVIQRSKAVLANLSEEFPEIGKRGYQIVGFGWHQGWNDRVNQAFVDEYAKNMANFIRDVRKDLGVSDLPFVIAETGMTGPQEKHPRALALMKAQAAVAQLPEFRGTVAFVETRSFWREAEQSPSKQGYHWNSNAETYYLIGESMAQAMLKLLSKQPAK
- a CDS encoding substrate-binding domain-containing protein, which encodes MAAPPRRIALMLELEWPYKRHSEVFAGIQRYAEKQGWETIIDEFAHNTLLHSAPNATRYDGIVSRANRLLARRAAQLGIPVVNVWPSSPARELLPGVFPDSTAVGRLLAEHLIARGFRRFATLTSATNMDNQLEIQEFTRVVQAAGFGCQSSFIPQDPGRNVTNWRKTERLLTRTMQTWQPPMGVYVGQEVIGRLIVQLIRQHGWRVPDDISIIAGKNQEILCERPRPSLTSVEIGYDRIGYAAAELLDQLMSGLPAPADPIRIAPHGLVVRESTDFFAVDNPIVAAALRFIASHSHQRIGPDDVAQAVGTETRTLQNYFKKALARPIATEIRRVRIERAKRELAQGDRSLTAIAQNVGFGTIQRFYEVFQRELGLSPGEYRKQHQLPERR